From Arachis stenosperma cultivar V10309 chromosome 2, arast.V10309.gnm1.PFL2, whole genome shotgun sequence, one genomic window encodes:
- the LOC130962087 gene encoding protein KTI12 homolog, with protein MALVVICGQPCSGKSKAALCLAESLKESEVKYQVRIIDEASFHLDRNESYANMPSEKNLRGVLRSEVDRSVAKDNIIIVDSLNSIKGYRYELWCLARAAGIRYCVVYCDVEENNCRKWNEERRAKGEANYNDTIFDDLVRRFERPDSRNRWDAPLFELWPHRDGIDKSSAAILDAVSYLTKKVDSKTRDVKILQPTIATQTSRFSDANSLYELDKATQEVTNTIAEAQSQSLGGPLVGISVGKDLPIINISRPVGLPELRRMRRTFIKLTGQTSLSGPPPPSDADSAKRMFIDYLNRELGTS; from the coding sequence ATGGCATTGGTTGTGATCTGCGGGCAACCATGCAGTGGCAAATCCAAAGCAGCACTCTGTCTAGCTGAATCTCTCAAAGAATCCGAAGTGAAGTACCAAGTGAGGATCATTGATGAAGCTTCCTTTCATCTAGATCGCAATGAGAGCTATGCAAATATGCCTTCTGAGAAGAATCTGAGAGGAGTGCTTCGCTCCGAAGTGGATAGATCTGTGGCCAAAGACAATATCATTATAGTGGACTCTTTGAATAGCATCAAGGGTTATCGATACGAGTTATGGTGTTTGGCTCGAGCAGCTGGGATTAGATACTGTGTTGTTTACTGTGATGTGGAGGAAAACAATTGTAGGAAGTGGAACGAGGAGCGCAGGGCGAAAGGCGAAGCGAATTACAATGATACTATCTTTGATGATTTGGTGAGGAGGTTTGAGAGACCTGATAGCAGAAACCGGTGGGATGCGCCGTTGTTTGAGCTATGGCCTCACAGAGATGGAATAGACAAGTCTTCTGCTGCCATTCTGGATGCTGTTTCATACTTGACCAAGAAGGTGGATTCCAAAACCAGGGATGTCAAGATATTGCAGCCTACTATTGCGACTCAGACAAGTCGTTTTTCGGATGCGAATTCTCTGTATGAGTTGGACAAGGCAACACAGGAGGTGACAAACACTATAGCTGAGGCGCAATCACAATCTCTTGGTGGACCTCTTGTTGGTATTTCTGTGGGGAAAGACTTGCCTATTATCAATATTTCAAGGCCAGTTGGGCTGCCGGAGCTTCGCAGGATGCGGCGAACCTTCATCAAACTGACGGGGCAAACAAGTTTAAGCGGGCCACCACCTCCTTCGGACGCAGACAGCGCAAAGAGAATGTTTATTGACTATTTGAATAGGGAATTAGGAACTTCTTAA
- the LOC130961262 gene encoding mediator of RNA polymerase II transcription subunit 12: MQRYHAGSCTSAVNNSAIGGPSARDGGRSDSSTLPANFPLNSRRQPQLAPYKLKCDKESLNSRLGPPDFHPQTPNCPEETLTREYLLSGYKETVEGLEEAREISLSQVQTFNKTVVFNCKEAIRKHLRAINESRAQKRKAGQVYGVPLSGSQLAKSGVYPELRPCGEDFRKKWIEGLSQPHKRLRSLADHVPHGYKRTSLLEVLIKNNVPLLRATWFIKVTYLNQVRPGSGSISSGAADKIQLARSEVWTKDVINYLQSLLDEFFSKNASHSTHNKERSPQMSYAGSLQHKNDPLLSISDGEEPSLHFRWWYIVRLLQWHNSEGLLLPSLVIDWVLNQVQEKERLEVWQLLLPIIYGFLETVVLSQTYVRTLAGIALRVIRDPAPGGSDLVDNSRRAYTTYALIEMIRYLVLAVPDTFVALDCFPLPSSVVSHSINDGSFALKLNEVSGKVKNSSDDFGHIISCIQKHAEDLAKAASPGYAGHCLAKVANALDKSLVLGDLRGAYTFLFEDPCDGTVSESWVGRVSPCLRLSLKWFGTVSTSLVYSVFFLSEWATCEFRDFSASPPCDIKFTGRRDLSQVHMAVRLLNMKMKDMKISPRQMNGSSHRVSYLEKCSNQRHNQGYVGNVSKVKSSSKSNSFSVMFESPGPLHDIIVCWIDQHVVHKGEGLKRLHLFMVELIRAGILNPLAYVRQLIVSGIMDLNANLADLERRKRHYCILKQLPGHFIRDALQDSGIVEGPQLDEALQTYLNERRLILRVPSSGKQDDASSANISAIKRKGHPASVKSGASTVTTSTDPSKTTLSKSASSKNAKDGVSIDELKGAIMALLQLPSSIANLNTTASDESEGSVRRPILPNSKIDQVEATPGCEECRKAKRQKLSDERSSFALVLSDDDDTWWVKKGLKSSEPPKVDQPPKSTKQVTKSRQKNVRKTQSLAQLAASRIEGSQGASTSHVCDNKVSCPHHRTGTDGDNMRPADSIRTSQCGDIVSVGKSLKQLRFVEKRAVAFWLIMVVRQSVEETEKNVGKVGQFGRPFPTADDRSSIRWKLGEDELSAMLYLMDNSDDLVATVKFLLWLLPKVPNSSNSTIHSGRNVMMLPRNVENQVCDVGEAFLISSLRRYENILVAADLIPDTLTSAMHRAAAIIASNGRISGSGVLAFARYLLKKYSSVASVIEWDKTFKTTCDARLSSELERSVDGELGLVPSGVEDPDDFFRQKISGGRLPSRVGSGMRDIVQRSVEEAFHYLFGKDRKAFASGTPKGPALEKWDNGYQIAQQIVMGLIDCIRQTPGAAQEGDPSLVSSAISAIVGSVGPTLAKMPDFSPGNNHSNTTLATSSLNYAKCILRMHITCLCLLKEVLGERHSRVFEIALATEASNALAGVFAPSKASRAQFQISPDSHDTGSTTPNDVGSNSNKVMVSRPTKIAAAVSALVVGAIIHGVTSLERMVSILRLKEGLDVVQFARSTRSNSNGNARSVGSFKADSSIEVHVHWFRLLVGNCRTMCEGLVVELLGEPSIIALSRMQRMLPVSLVFPPAYSIFAFVKWRPFILSANVATREDINQLYQSLTVAITDAIKHLPFRDVCFRDCQGLYDLMAVDASDAEFANLLEVNGSDMHLKSRAFAPLRSRIFLNAMIDCKLPQNLYTKDEGSRISDESKLQDKLVHVLDTLQPAKFHWQWVALRLLLNEQALIEKLEAHDGSIADAIQMTSPSAEKAAAAAAASENENNFIEILLTRLLVRPDAAPLFSELVHLFGRSLEDSMLLQAKWFLGGQDVLFGRKTIRQRLQNIAEGKGLSVKAQFWEPWGWCSSSTDPVTVKGDKKFDTTGLEEGEVVEDGMDSKKGLKGSSQASDCEGTGGDQQHVTEKALIELILPCIDQGSDESCNSFASDLIKQLNNIEQQIAAVTRGVSKPVGSTSPGIEGQTNKVSRKAMKGGSPGLARRQVVVTDSSPPSASALRASMSLRLQLLLRFLPILCTDREPSVRNMRHSLASVILRLLGSRLVHEESSLLKREVDSSTEAAAGATLDSSAEGLFDRLLLVLHGLLSTHPPSWLRLKPGLKTINEPTRDFSGVDRDLLETLQNDLDRMQVPDTIRWHIQAAMPVFFPSLRCSFSCQPPPIPPSALACLQPSFMNPSTAPQRNPVPLSRIATNASGKSKQQQDNNDLEVDPWTLLEDGAGSCPSASNTVSIGTGDPANIKAASWLKGAVRVRRTDLTYVGPVDDDS; encoded by the exons GGATTATCTCAACCGCATAAGAGGTTACGCTCTTTGGCTGACCATGTTCCTCATGGTTATAAGAGAACATCCCTTTTAGAGGTTCTTATAAAGAATAATGTTCCATTGCTGAGGGCCACCTGGTTTATAAAGGTTACTTATCTCAATCAG GTTCGACCTGGTTCTGGTAGTATTTCTTCTGGGGCTGCTGACAAAATTCAGCTGGCTCGTTCTGAGGTTTGGACCAAAGATGTTATCAATTACTTGCAATCTCTTTTGGACGAGTTTTTCTCAAAAAATGCATCTCATTCTACTCATAATAAAGAGCGATCACCACAAATGTCTTATGCTGGATCACTACAGCACAAAAATGATCCGTTACTATCTATTTCTGATGGTGAAGAGCCATCCTTACATTTTAGATGGTGGTATATTGTTCGGCTACTTCAATGGCATAATTCTGAGGGgctacttcttccttctcttgTCATTGATTGGGTTTTGAATCAAGTACAG GAAAAAGAACGGCTGGAGGTCTGGCAACTGTTATTGCCTATTATATATGGCTTTTTAGAAACTGTTGTTCTTTCTCAAACTTATGTGCGCACTCTGGCTGGAATAGCACTTCGTGTTATTCGTGATCCTGCTCCCGGTGGATCAGATCTAGTAGATAATTCTCGGCGGGCTTATACAACTTATGCTCTGATTGAGATGATACGGTATTTAGTACTTGCAGTGCCAGATACTTTCGTTGCATTGGATTGCTTTCCTTTGCCATCCTCGGTGGTTTCACATTCAATCAATGATGGGAGTTTTGCACTAAAACTAAATGAAGTTTCAGGGAAGGTAAAAAATAGTTCAGATGATTTCGGTCATATTatttcatgcattcagaaaCATGCCGAAGATCTTGCTAAGGCCGCAAGCCCAGGCTATGCAGGTCATTGTCTGGCCAAAGTTGCAAATGCCTTGGATAAATCTCTTGTGCTTGGTGATTTACGTGGAGCATATACATTTCTTTTTGAAGATCCCTGTGATGGAACTGTATCGGAAAGTTGGGTTGGTAGAGTTAGCCCGTGCTTACGGTTATCACTGAAGTGGTTTGGGACTGTAAGTACATCACTTGTTTATTCAGTGTTTTTCCTCTCTGAGTGGGCAACATGTGAATTCAGGGATTTTAGTGCTAGTCCTCCTTGTGACATCAAGTTCACTGGCAGAAGAGATCTATCCCAAGTACATATGGCAGTTAGACTTTTAAACATGAAGATGAAGGATATGAAGATTTCACCAAGACAAATGAATGGAAGCAGTCATAGAGTCAGTTATTTAGAGAAATGTTCAAATCAGAGGCATAATCAAGGTTATGTGGGAAATGTCTCCAAAGTAAAATCTAGTTCAAAAAGTAACAGTTTTTCAGTTATGTTTGAAAGCCCTGGTCCACTCCATGATATTATAGTTTGTTGGATTGATCAGCATGTAGTGCACAAAGGAGAAGGGCTTAAACGGCTTCATCTATTTATGGTGGAACTCATACGTGCGGGCATACTTAACCCATTGGCGTATGTACGTCAGCTGATAGTAAGTGGCATAATGGATTTGAATGCAAATTTGGCTGACCTGGAGCGACGAAAGAGACACTATTGCATCTTAAAGCAACTTCCTGGGCATTTTATTCGTGATGCTTTGCAGGATTCGGGGATTGTTGAAGGGCCGCAGCTTGATGAGGCCTTGCAAACTTACTTGAATGAACGCCGCCTCATACTTCGTGTTCCTTCAAGTGGGAAGCAAGATGATGCTAGCAGTGCCAATATATCTGCCATCAAGCGGAAAGGACATCCAGCTTCTGTAAAGAGTGGGGCTTCTACTGTTACAACGTCAACTGATCCATCTAAAACTACTCTTTCTAAATCCGCATCTTCTAAAAATGCAAAAGATGGTGTTAGCATTGACGAACTGAAAGGAGCCATTATGGCCTTGTTACAGCTACCAAGTAGTATTGCTAATTTGAACACTACAGCAAGTGATGAATCCGAAGGCAGTGTTAGAAGACCTATCTTGCCTAACAGCAAGATTGATCAAGTGGAGGCTACACCTGGGTGTGAAGAATGTAGAAAAGCAAAGAGACAAAAGTTGAGCGATGAAAGAAGCTCATTTGCTCTAGTTCTTTCTGATGATGACGATACATGGTGGGTGAAGAAGGGGTTGAAATCCTCAGAGCCTCCCAAAGTTGATCAACCTCCAAAGTCAACCAAACAGGTTACAAAGAGTCGTCAGAAGAATGTGCGAAAGACGCAGAGTCTTGCTCAACTGGCTGCTTCAAGAATCGAGGGTAGCCAGGGGGCATCAACTAGTCATGTTTGTGATAATAAGGTAAGCTGCCCTCACCATAGAACAGGTACGGATGGAGATAATATGAGACCGGCTGATAGCATCCGAACAAGCCAGTGTGGGGATATTGTTTCCGTTGGCAAATCACTAAAGCAGCTACGCTTTGTTGAGAAAAGGGCAGTAGCATTTTGGTTAATTATGGTTGTTAGGCAGTCGGTTGAAGAGACCGAAAAGAATGTTGGCAAAGTTGGTCAGTTTGGCAGGCCCTTTCCTACAGCTGATGATAGAAGCTCAATACGGTGGAAACTTGGTGAGGATGAACTTTCTGCAATGCTTTATTTGATGGATAACTCTGATGATTTGGTAGCAACTGTGAAGTTCCTCCTCTGGTTGCTGCCAAAGGTTCCCAATAGCTCAAATTCTACAATTCATAGTGGAAGAAATGTTATGATGCTGCCAAGGAATGTGGAAAACCAAGTTTGTGATGTGGGAGAGGCTTTTCTGATATCATCACTGAGAAG GTACGAGAACATTCTTGTTGCAGCAGACCTTATTCCCGACACACTGACATCTGCAATGCATCGTGCTGCTGCTATTATAGCATCTAATGGAAGGATTTCAGGTTCAGGAGTCTTGGCATTTGCTCGGTATTTATTGAAGAAATACAGCAGTGTGGCTAGTGTTATCGAATGGGATAAAACTTTTAAGACTACTTGTGATGCAAGACTTTCCTCTGAACTTGAACGGTCAGTGGATGGGGAGTTAGGGTTAGTTCCATCTGGAGTTGAGGACCCTGATGACTTTTTCCGTCAGAAGATAAGTGGTGGTCGGTTACCTTCGAGAGTAGGCTCAGGCATGAGGGACATAGTGCAGCGTAGTGTTGAAGAAGCATTTCACTATCTCTTTGGAAAAGATAGGAAGGCCTTTGCTTCTGGTACACCAAAAGGTCCTGCTTTAGAAAAATGGGATAATGGATATCAAATCGCTCAGCAAATAGTCATGGGCCTCATTGACTGCATTAGGCAGACGCCAGGTGCTGCACAAGAAGGTGATCCATCGTTAGTCTCTTCTGCCATTTCTGCCATTGTTGGCAGTGTTGGTCCAACATTAGCAAAGATGCCTGATTTTTCACCTGGCAATAATCATTCGAATACAACGTTGGCAACAAGTTCTTTGAACTATGCCAAATGTATACTCCGAATGCATATAACCTGTCTGTGCCTGCTTAAGGAAGTCTTGGGAGAACGCCACAGTCGTGTATTTGAGATTGCTCTTGCTACGGAAGCGTCTAATGCTCTTGCTGGCGTTTTTGCTCCTAGTAAAGCATCTCGAGCTCAGTTTCAAATCTCCCCCGATTCCCATGATACTGGCAGCACTACTCCAAACGATGTGGGAAGCAACTCCAATAAAGTTATGGTTTCAAGACCAACAAAAATTGCTGCTGCTGTTTCTGCACTTGTTGTCGGTGCCATTATACATGGTGTTACCAGCTTGGAGAGAATGGTATCTATCCTCAGATTAAAGGAGGGATTGGATGTTGTACAATTTGCAAGAAGTACGAGGTCCAATTCAAATGGAAATGCGCGGTCTGTTGGGTCTTTTAAGGCAGATAGTTCAATTGAGGTTCATGTCCACTGGTTTAGATTGCTTGTTGGAAACTGCAGAACCATGTGTGAAGGATTAGTGGTGGAACTCCTCGGGGAACCATCTATTATAGCACTTTCAAGGATGCAGCGCATGCTGCCTGTAAGTTTGGTCTTTCCGCCTGCCTATTCAATATTCGCCTTTGTCAAGTGGCGACCATTTATTTTGAGTGCTAATGTTGCAACCCGTGAAGACATTAATCAACTTTATCAGTCTCTAACAGTTGCCATAACTGATGCAATAAAGCATTTGCCTTTCCGAGATGTATGCTTTAGAGACTGTCAAGGTCTTTATGACCTTATGGCTGTGGATGCAAGCGATGCTGAATTTGCAAACTTGCTAGAGGTGAATGGCTCCGATATGCATTTAAAATCCAGGGCATTTGCTCCTCTTCGTTCTAGGATTTTTCTGAATGCCATGATTGACTGTAAGCTGCCCCAAAATTTGTATACAAAGGATGAAGGGAGCCGGATTTCTGATGAATCTAAGCTTCAAGATAAGCTTGTTCATGTTTTGGATACCTTGCAACCTGCCAAATTTCACTGGCAGTGGGTTGCGCTCAGGTTGCTTTTGAATGAACAAGCCCTTATCGAAAAACTGGAGGCACATGACGGGTCCATAGCTGATGCTATACAGATGACCTCGCCTAGCGCTGAGAaagctgctgctgctgctgctgcttccgagaatgaaaacaattttattgaaataCTTCTCACAAGATTGCTGGTTAGACCTGATGCTGCTCCCCTTTTCTCGGAGTTGGTTCATCTTTTTGGTAGGTCCCTAGAGGATTCGATGTTGTTGCAAGCTAAATGGTTCCTTGGAGGCCAGGATGTACTATTTGGTAGGAAGACCATTAGACAAAGGCTGCAAAATATTGCCGAGGGTAAAGGGCTTTCTGTTAAGGCTCAATTTTGGGAGCCATGGGGTTGGTGTAGTTCGTCTACAGATCCAGTGACTGTCAAGGGGGATAAGAAGTTTGATACCACAGGTCTTGAAGAAGGAGAAGTTGTTGAAGAcggcatggattcgaaaaaagGCCTAAAAGGGTCCTCTCAAGCATCTGATTGTGAAGGCACTGGTGGGGACCAGCAGCATGTGACTGAGAAGGCTCTTATTGAGTTAATTCTTCCTTGTATAGATCAAGGCTCCGACGAATCCTGCAATTCCTTTGCAAGTGATTTGATTAAACAGTTAAATAATATAGAGCAACAAATAGCTGCTGTTACACGCGGGGTAAGCAAGCCAGTGGGAAGTACTTCCCCTGGAATAGAAGGTCAGACAAACAAAGTAAGCCGCAAAGCTATGAAAGGTGGTAGCCCTGGATTAGCTAGACGACAGGTAGTTGTAACAGATTCTTCTCCTCCGTCTGCTTCGGCTCTACGAGCTTCTATGTCATTGCGTCTGCAGCTGCTCTTGAGATTTCTTCCTATCCTTTGCACTGACAG GGAGCCATCTGTGCGGAACATGAGACATTCACTTGCTTCCGTAATCCTTCGTCTGCTTGGTAGCCGGCTTGTCCATGAAGAAAGTTCGCTGCTGAAGAGGGAGGTGGATTCATCTACTGAAGCAGCTGCTGGCGCAACTCTAGACTCTTCTGCTGAGGGTTTATTTGATCGTTTGTTGTTGGTTTTGCATGGATTGTTGAGTACTCATCCTCCGAGTTGGCTTCGGCTTAAACCTGGTTTGAAGACAATCAATGAACCTACGAGAGATTTTTCTGGAGTTGACCGAGACTTATTGGAGACTTTGCAG AATGACTTGGACCGCATGCAAGTGCCTGACACCATCCGGTGGCATATCCAGGCAGCGATGCCTGTATTCTTCCCCTCTCTGCGATGCTCTTTCTCGTGCCAGCCACCCCCTATTCCACCATCTGCTCTTGCTTGCCTGCAACCCAGCTTTATGAATCCTTCAACTGCCCCACAGAGGAATCCGGTTCCGTTATCAAGGATTGCAACTAATGCATCAGGGAAGTCAAAACAACAGCAAGATAATAATGATTTGGAAGTTGATCCTTGGACACTTCTAGAAGATGGTGCCGGATCTTGCCCTTCTGCAAGTAATACTGTGAGCATAGGAACCGGTGACCCTGCCAATATTAAAGCTGCCAGCTGGCTTAAAGGGGCTGTAAGGGTGAGACGGACAGATCTTACATACGTTGGTCCCGTTGATGATGACAGTTGA